A genomic window from Glycine max cultivar Williams 82 chromosome 17, Glycine_max_v4.0, whole genome shotgun sequence includes:
- the LOC100804633 gene encoding histone H4, producing the protein MSGRGKGGKGLGKGGAKRHRKVLRDNIQGITKPAIRRLARRGGVKRISGLIYEETRGVLMIFLENVICDVVTYTEHARRKTVTAMDVVYALKRQGRTLYGFGG; encoded by the coding sequence ATGTCTGGGCGTGGAAAGGGAGGCAAGGGTTTGGGAAAGGGAGGAGCGAAACGACACCGTAAGGTGTTGCGCGATAACATTCAGGGAATCACTAAGCCCGCGATTCGGCGTTTGGCTCGTAGGGGTGGTGTGAAGCGTATCAGTGGTCTCATCTACGAAGAGACACGTGGCGTGCTCATGATCTTTTTGGAGAACGTGATTTGTGACGTCGTTACCTACACTGAGCATGCTAGGAGAAAGACCGTTACGGCAATGGACGTGGTTTATGCTCTCAAGAGACAGGGAAGGACCCTCTACGGATTTGGGGgctag
- the LOC102670154 gene encoding probable ADP-ribosylation factor GTPase-activating protein AGD14 — MGNRKTEEERIERVIRSLLKLPENRRCINCNLLGPQYVCTTFSTFVCTNCSGIHREFTHRVKSVSMAKFSPEEVTALQAGGNERAKQIYFKEWNPLRHSHPESGNIHKLRDFIKHVYVERRYSGENCGSSLPRIKMSEKEESYASKKSSSFRFEIISPHSCPGASSDDKNLRFLYDESRSPRYTQKYSRNAGLTKSPIKIEVVDDRFRDKEHRNRRLSNIESKLKQISIDDQKNVDKSQLPVARPSGEILREKASSLQVSHSGGKGSVEENPSEQKNNNPERSINLSTKSQPTNSVAGGGPESPPHITQSNENNWAIFGASTENKDPKSPNTNTSKPSTTNAASEAATPAKNPLDLLLFELSGPVTPVTGEMSQAASGTNNDPTTTTVDNANIWDFPPTSVGKTGPSPNNTSVWSSTLTPATESAQPSNEVLPHSEVSHAHKPSSMHYLPSVSSGCSKTTPLINSPVKDVASNNQPSVAPSTNDSLWALTEQSPQTTSSMQCLPPVPAGCSSTTQPKNSQVKDVSSNNHLPVAPSTNNSSWGFTELSSQATSKPTQETKPDAGSQLSKVETRSSGRMELPEDLFTSSYLSGPASLAGWQNVQPYGMGYGMQYYQNAAPPSALPNAPKYSNPFDVTDGRSLMHVSSLPTMESSHGVPPPAVSPRTGLMHASSSLGSLGTMVSQSPCYASPVPLAEYQVNNKEQPTRPRRAGSLHSELSAFGSLDPIQQYNRELMTSKTANSFSNTRGNPFD, encoded by the exons GGACCACAATATGTGTGTACAACTTTCTCGACTTTTGTCTGCACAAATTGCAGTGGAATACA CCGAGAGTTTACACATAGAGTAAAATCTGTGTCAATGGCTAAATTTTCTCCAGAAGAAGTCACTGCTCTTCAAGCAGGTGGCAATGAG AGGGCAAAGcagatttattttaaagaatggAATCCTCTGCGCCATTCTCACCCCGAATCCGG TAATATACACAAACTTCGAGATTTCATTAAGCACGTATATGTGGAAAGAAGATATTCTGGTGAAAATTGTGGTAGCAGTCTTCCTAGAATTAAAATG AGTGAGAAGGAGGAGTCTTATGCAAGTAAGAAAAGTAGTTCATTTCGTTTTGAAATCATAAGTCCTCATTCATGCCCTGGTGCTAGTAGTGATGACAAGAATCTCAGATTTTTATATGATGAAAGCAGAAGTCCTAGATATACGCAAAAGTATTCTAGGAATGCCGGCCTGACCAAAAGTCCtataaaaattgaagttgttGATGACAGGTTCCGAGACAAAGAACATAGAAATCGCAGGCTATCAAACATAGAATCAAAGttaaaacaaatttcaattgATGATCAGAAGAATGTAGACAAATCACAACTTCCTGTTGCACGTCCTTCGGGAGAAATATTAAGGGAGAAAGCTTCATCTCTACAA gtCTCACATTCTGGTGGCAAGGGTTCTGTTGAGGAAAATCCAtctgaacaaaaaaataataatccagAAAGGTCCATTAATTTGAGTACTAAGTCTCAGCCTACTAATTCTGTTGCTGGAGGAGGACCAGAATCACCACCACATATAACACaatcaaatgaaaataactGGGCCATATTTGGAGCTTCAACAGAAAACAAGGATCCTAAATCTCCAAACACAAATACCTCAAAACCTTCTACAACAAATGCAGCATCTGAAGCAGCAACACCTGCTAAAAATCCTCTAGATCTTTTACTTTTCGAATTGTCAGGTCCTGTGACTCCAGTTACCGGTGAGATGTCACAAGCCGCAAGTGGTACTAATAATGATCCAACAACTACAACAGTAGATAATGCAAATATTTGGGACTTTCCACCTACTTCAGTAGGGAAGACAGGTCCATCCCCCAACAATACTAGTGTTTGGTCATCCACATTAACCCCAGCCACTGAGTCAGCACAACCTTCTAATGAAGTTCTTCCTCATTCTGAAGTTTCACATGCACATAAACCTTCAAGCATGCATTATCTTCCGTCCGTATCATCAGGTTGTAGTAAAACCACACCACTAATAAATTCACCAGTCAAAGATGTAGCCTCAAATAACCAG CCATCGGTAGCTCCTAGCACAAATGACTCTTTATGGGCTCTTACTGAACAATCTCCTCAAACTACCTCAAGCATGCAATGTCTTCCTCCTGTGCCGGCAGGTTGTAGTTCAACCACACAACCAAAAAATTCACAAGTCAAAGATGTATCTTCAAATAATCAT CTACCAGTTGCTCCTAGTACAAATAACTCTTCATGGGGTTTTACTGAACTATCTTCTCAAGCTACCTCAAAACCTACTCAAGAAACCAAACCTGATGCTGGCTCCCAGCTCAGTAAAGTGGAAACCAGGTCTAGTGGAAGAATGGAACTTCCAGAG GACCTTTTCACATCAAGCTACTTATCTGGCCCTGCATCACTTGCAGGTTGGCAGAATGTTCAACCTTATGGCATGGGATATGGCATGCAGTATTATCAAAATGCAGCG CCTCCCTCAGCCCTTCCAAATGCACCGAAGTACTCAAACCCCTTTGATGTAACTGATGGGAGAAGTTTAATGCATGTCTCATCG CTTCCTACTATGGAATCTTCGCACGGTGTACCTCCTCCGGCTGTATCACCCAGAACAGGATTAATGCATGCTTCATCAAGCCTTGGGTCTTTAGGGACAATGGTATCTCAGTCCCCATGTTATGCATCTCCAGTTCCCCTGG CTGAGTACCAAGTTAATAATAAGGAGCAACCCACAAG ACCACGAAGAGCTGGCAGCCTCCACAGTGAGTTATCTGCTTTTGGATCTCTAGACCCCATTCAGCAGTATAATAGGGAACTCATGACCTCCAAAACTGCAAATTCTTTTTCCAATACAAGAGGAAACCCATTTGACTAG